The genomic interval GGAGCTGCCGAGCGGCTTCTTCTCCGGCGGCTTCGGGGGCGTCTTGTCCGACCCCTTGTCCGCCGGATCACCGGCGGAGCCGTCCTTCGGCCCCACCACGTTGCGCTGATCGTCCTCCAGCAGGGCCAGGTCCTCGATGGACTTGAACGGCTTGGCGCCCGGCGGGTCCGGCGGCTCCTCCCCGTACCCCTCGACGATCGCGGCCCACGCCGCGTCCTCGTCGATCGCCCGCTCCTGCTCCGCTCCCTCCGCCCCCGCCGGCTTCGTCCCCTCGGGGACGGCCGCGGGCTCCGTGGGGCGCGGTTCGCGCTCCTCGTCGCTGCCTGTGCGTTCCGCGTCGTGCTCAGCCACCGGACGTGCTCCCCTTCATCCCGACGCTCGGTGCGAGACGGCCGATGAACCGGTAGCTCTCATCGAAGATCCGCTCCGCATCATGGTCCAACGTCGCCACGTGGTAGCTCTGTTCCAACAGGATCTCCGAGACGTCCGTCGAGGAGATCCGGCTCAGGATCCGCGCGCTGTCCGCGGGCGGCACGACATGGTCCTGCGGGCTGTGCAGCAGCACCAACGGCTGGGTCACCTGCGGCAGCTCCCCGTCGACCAGCCGGAAGAAGTTCCGCGCCGAGTGCGCGGCGTGCAGCGGCACCTTGTCGTAGCCCACCTCGTGCGAGCCCGGGAGCGCGATGTCGTCGGCCAGGCCCTTGGTCGTCCGCACCAGATGACGGGCCACCGGCAGGGCGTACGCCGAGAGGCCGTGCACCTTGTTGGCCGGGTTGACCAGCACCAGACCGCTGATCGCGTCCCCGTGCTTGGCCGCCAGCCGCAGACCCAGCGCGCCGCCCATGGACAGACCGAAGACGAAGACCCGCTCGCACTTCTCCTTGAGGACCCGCAGCTCCCGGTCGACCTCCGCGTACCAGTCCTGCCAGCCGGTGACCGCCATGTCCTCCCAGCGGGTGCCGTGGCCCGGCAGCAGCGGCAGCGAGACCGTCAGCCCGCGCTCGGCGAGATAGTCCGCCCACGGGCGCAGCGACTGCGGCGATCCGGTGAAGCCATGACAGAGGAGGACGCCGACCTCTCCGCCCTCGTGGCGGAACGGCTCGGCTCCAGGGAGGACCGGCACCAGGGTCTCCTGTTCGTGGGACGGGGCGGGCGGCACCTGGGGGAGTGCTTGACGGATGACTTCACCGTACGCGACCGGACCGACACCGACCAGGGCCGTCACGCCCCCCCGGGGGCCGCCCCGCACGGCCCGCGCGGGCCGCCGGTCCTCCCATGCCGGGCACAGGCCGCGACGACCTCACAGGCTAAGGTCTCCACGACAGCACACAGGAGGCACAAGAGTTGATCTACGGCGCAATGAAGTTCTCCATCGGCGGGTCCCTGAAGCTCGCCTTCCGGCCGTGGGTGGAGGGCCTGGAGAACATCCCCGAGCGCGGTCCGGCGATCCTCGCGAGCAACCACCTGTCGTTCTCCGACTCGTTCTTCCTCCCGGCCGTGCTGGACCGCAAGGTCACCTTCATCGCCAAGGCCGAGTACTTCACCGCCCCCGGCGTCAAGGGCAAGCTCACCGCCGCCTTCTTCAAGGGCGTCGGCCAGCTCCCCGTCGACCGCTCCGGAGCCCGCGGCGCGGGCGAGGCGGCGATCAAGGCGGGCATCCAGGTCGTCGAGAGCGGCGGCCTCTTCGGCATCTACCCCGAGGGCACCCGCTCACCCGACGGCCGCCTCTACCGGGGCAAGCCCGGCGGTCTGGCCCGGGTGGCTCTGGCCACCGGAGCGCCCGTGATCCCGGTCGCCATGATCGACACCGAGAAGATCCAGCCGCCCGGCCAGGTGATGCCCAAGCTGATGCGCCCCGGCATCAAGATCGGCAAGCCGCTGGACTTCAGCCGCTACCAGGGCATGGACGGCGACCGCTTCATCCTGCGCTCGGTGACCGACGAGGTCATGTACGAGATCATGAAGCTCTCCGGCCAGGAGTACGTGGACGTCTACGCCACCGCCGCCAAGCGCCAGATCGCCGACGAGGCGAAGGCCCGGGCCCAGGAGGCGAAGGCCCGGGCCGAAGAGGCCAAGCGCGCCCAGCAGCAGCAGGCCGCCGCGAGCAACGAGAACGGAACGGAACGGTCCGGCGCGTAACCGCGTCGTTCACCGTCCGGGGGGTGTGGGGCCATGGCCAAGCGTGAGCGGGTCGTACGGATGTCGGTCGAGCTGCCGCTCTGGCGCGCGCTGACGGGCTACCGCGTCCTGACGCTGATCTACGCGGTGCTGCTCGCGATCTTCGGGAAGGACAATTTCGGCCAGCAGAGGTTCGAGCGGCCCTGGGTGGCCGTCGCGTATCTGGCGTTCCTCTTCGTCTGGACGCTCGCCACGCTGCCGAAGGTCCGCTCGGCGGCGAGCTGCACCAAACGCTTCCTCGTCGCTGACCTGGTCGTCGCGCTGACCGGCATCCTGCTCACCCCGCTCGCCGACTTCGACTCCCAGTCGTTCGACGGCCCGACGCTGCCGTCGATCTGGACGGCCGGCGCGGTCCTCGCCTTCGCGATCAAGGGCGGCTGGCGGTGGGCCGCCTTCGCCTCCACGTTCGTCGCCGCCGCCAACATCATCCAGCGCGGCGAGCCCAGCCGGGACACCTACCACAACGTCCTGCTGGTCTGGGTCGCCTCCATCGCCATCGGGTACGTCGTCGAGGTCGCCCGCGCCAGTGAACGCACCCTGGCCCGCGCCCTGGAGATCGAGGCCACCACCCGCGAACGCGAACGGCTCGCCCGCGACATCCACGACAGCGTGCTCCAGGTCCTCGCCATGGTCCAGCGCCGGGGCACCGCCATCGGCGGCGAGGCGGCCGAGCTGGGCCGGATGGCCGGGGAGCAGGAGGTCGCCCTGCGCACCCTGGTCTCCAGCGGCCTGGTCCCACCGACCCGGGTCTCCGAGGACGCCGCCGAGGGGGCCGTGGTCCGCACGGTCGACGTGGACGACGACGAAGGCTCCGGGGCCGCCTGCGATCTGCGCGCCCTGCTCGCCCCGCACGCGGGATCCCGCACGAGCTTCGCGGAGCCGGGCGCCCCGGTCCTGCTCCCCGCCGAGTCGGCCCGGGAGCTGGCCGCCGCCGTCAGCGCCGCCCTGGACAACGTGACCGTGCACGCCGGTCCGGACGCCCAGGCGTGGATCCTGGTCGAGGACGAGCCGGACGAGGTGATCGTCACCGTCCGGGACGACGGCCCCGGCATCCCGGAGGGGCGGCTCGCCCAGGCGGAGGGGGAGGGACGGCTCGGCGTCGCGCTGTCCATCCGGGGCCGGCTGCGCGACCTGGGCGGCACGGCAGAGGTGATCTCGGTGCCCGGACAGGGCTGCGAGGTCGAGTTGAAGGTTCCCAAAGCACCGAAGGTTTCCCGGGGGAAGGCAGGATCGGCCCGATGAGTACATGGAACGCGGCAAACGCAGCAAACACGGCAAGCGCGGCACGGGACGGGCAGGGGGCCGCGGACCGGCCCATCAGGGTCATGGTCGTCGACGACCACCCCATGTGGCGCGACGCGGTCGCCCGCGACCTGGCCGAGTCCGGCTTCGACGTCGTCGCGACCGCCGGGGACGGCCCGCAGGCGGTCCGCCGGGCCAAGGCCGTGAGCCCGGACGTCCTGGTCCTCGACCTGAACCTCCCCGGCATGCCCGGCGTCCAGGTCTGCAAGGAGCTCGTCGGCTCCCACCCGGGCCTGCGGGTCCTGGTCCTCTCCGCGAGCGGCGAGCACGCCGACGTCCTGGAGGCGGTGAAGTCCGGGGCCACCGGCTATCTGCTGAAGTCCGCCTCCACCCAGGAGCTGACCGAAGCGGTCCGCTCCACCGCGGCCGGCGACCCGGTCTTCACCCCGGGCCTCGCGGGCCTGGTCCTCGGGGAGTACCGCCGGCTCGCCTCCGACCCCGTACCCGTGGCGTCGAACGAGCCCAAGGCCCCGCAGCTCACCGACCGGGAGACCGAGGTGCTGCGGCTGGTCGCCAAGGGGCTCTCGTACAAGCAGATCGCCGAACGCCTGGTCATCTCGCACCGCACCGTGCAGAACCATGTGCAGAACACCCTCGGCAAGCTCCAGCTGCACAACCGGGTGGAGCTCGTGCGGTACGCCATCGAGCGCGGCCTCGACGACGTCTGACCGGCGGGGCCGGGGGCGGAGCCGTATATTCGCGATGTCCGGCCCCCTTCGCGATGTTCGGATATGCGTGATGTGCGGCCCGCCCGCGGAAACAGAGGGAGTACCGGTGGAAATCCTGGCCTTCGGTGTGCAGTCCGACGAGAAGCCCCTGATCGAGAAGGCCTTCGAGGGGCTGCACGAGGTCCGGTGCCTGGACGTCTTCCTGAACCGGGACACCGCCCCCATCGCCGCCGGCCATGAGATTGTCTCCACCAGCGTCAACGCCGACCTCGGCTCCCAGGTGCTCCAGACGCTCGCAGCGGGCGGCACGCAGATGATCGCCCAGCGCTCCACCGGCTTCAACAACATCGACCTGGAGGTCGCCGAGCGCCTCGCCCTGCGCGTCGCCCGGGTCTCGTACTACTCGCCGTACTCGGTCGCCGAATTCGCCTGGACCCTCGCCATGGCCGTCAACCGGCGCATCATCCGCGCCGCGAGCCGCACCCGGGACTTCGACTTCCGCCTGGACGGGCTGCTCGGCCGGGACATGCGCGGCCGGACCGTCGGGGTGCTCGGCACCGGGAAGATCGGCGAGGCGTTCACCCGGATCGCCCACGGCTTCGGCATGAAGCTGCTCGGCTGGGACGTGGCCCAGAACCCGGCCTGTGTCGAGCTGGGCATGGAGTACGTCGACAAGGAGCGGCTGTTCGCCGAGGCCGACCTGATCAGCCTGCACGTGCCGCTGCTGCCCAGCACCCACCACATCCTGGACGCGGCCGCCCTCAAGGCGATGAAGGACGACGCCATCCTCGTCAACTCCAGCCGCGGCGGCCTCATCGACACCGCCGCCCTGGTCACCGAGTTGCGCGCGGGCCGCTTCCTCGGCGTCGGGCTCGACGTGTACGAGGCGGAGGCCGGGCTGTTCTTCCTCGACAAGTCCCTGGAGGGCATCGACGACGACACCCTCGCCCGTCTGGTGACCTTCCCCAACGTCGTCGTCACCTCCCACCAGGCGTACTACACCGAGGACGCGGTGGGCCAGATCATCGACGCGACCGTCAAGAACGTCGCCGACTACCTGGCCCGCCGCCACAGCGAGAACGTCCTCGTGCCGAGGAGCTGAGGCTCTCCGCCGGGATCACCCCGGCACCGGCAGCCCCGCCAGCAGCTCCGTCACGATCACCGAGCCCCGTACCGTCAGCACCGACTCCGGGTGGAACTGCACCGAGGCGAAACCGGGACCGCGCAGCGCGTGCAGCTCGCAGCTCGCCTCGTCGCGGCTCACCTCGATCCCGTGCGCGGCCAGCTCGACGGCGGCCGGGCCGTCGCACCGCCCGGTGAAGCTGTTGTAGAAGCCCACCGTCTCCGGTCGGCCGAACAGCTCGATCCGGGTCTGCGCCCCCTGGTACGGCACGGCCTTGCGCACGATCTCCAGACCCAGCTCCGCCGCGATCAGCTCGTGCCCGAGGCAGACCCCCAGCAGTCCGTGCCGGTGGTCCCGCACCAGCTCGGCGGTGATCTCCCGCAGCAGCCGCATCTTCGGATCGGTGAGATCGCCCGGATCGCCCGGCCCCGGACCCAGCACCACCGGCCCTTCGTGCGCCCGGACCACCTCGCGCAGCCCCGGCTCGTCGTAGCGGCGCACCGAGACGTCAAGGCCGGACGCGCGCAGCAGATGAGCCAGCATCGCGGTGAACGTGTCCTCGCCGTCCACCACCAGCGCGTGCCCCGAAAGGTCCCGGGTGCGCTCCTGCATCCGCAGCCAGAACGGCGCGAGTCCGCCGCGCCGGTCGTCCAGCGCCGCCTGCACCCGGGGGTCCGACGCCAGCCGCGGGCGGTCCGCCTCCGCCCCGGGCCGGCCCGGCCGCACCCCCAGCGCGGCCAGCACTCCGGCCGCCTTGGCGTGCGTCTCGGCGACCTCGCCCTCCGGGTCCGAGTGGCGTACGAGGGTGGCCCCGACCGGCACCTTCAGCGAGCCGTCCGCCGCGATGTCGGCCGTACGGATCAGGATCGGCGAGTCCAGGGTCTGCGCCCCGCTCGCGTCCCGGCCCAGCAGGGCCAGCGCGCCCGCGTAGTAGCCGCGGCCCCCGGACTCGTACCGCTCGATGACCCGGCACGCGTTCTGCACCGGGGAGCCGGTGACGGTCGCCGCGAACATCGTCTCGCGCAGCACGTCCCGCACATCCAGCGAGGACTTCCCGCGCAGCTCGTACTCGGTGTGCGCGAGGTGCGCCATCTCCTTGAGCCGGGGCCCGACCACCACCCCGCCCATGTCGCCCACCGTGCACATCATCTTCAGCTCCTCGTCGACCACCATGGACAGCTCCTCGCTCTCCTTGCGGTCGCCCAGGAACGCCAGCAGGCCTGTCGTGGTGGGCCCCTCGGCCGGGTAGCGGTACGTCCCGCTGATCGGGTTCATCACGACCGTCCCCCCGGACATCCGCACGTGCACCTCGGGGCTCGCCCCCACCAAGGTCCGGTCCCCGGTGTGCACCACGAACGTCCAGTACGCGCCCCGCTCGCCCGCCAGCAACCGCCGGAACAGCGCCAGCGCGTCCGCCCGGCCGAACCCGGGGATCTCGCCCCGGAACGTCCGCCGGATCACGAAGTTCGCGCCCTCGCCCTGCCCGATCTCGTCCCGGATGACCCGCCGCACGATGTCCGCGTACTCCGCGTCCTCCACGTCGAAGCCCCGGTCCTCCACCCGCACGTCATGGGCGGGCAGCGCCGCCAGCAGCTCCGCGAGCTCCAGCTCGTGCGTCTCGTCGGCGACGAGCACGCTCAGCGGGGTGCCGTCGTCGCGCACGTCGAAGCCGCGCTCGGCGATCTGCCGGAACGGCACCAGGGCCAGTGCGGGCGCCGCGCCCACCGGCAGGTCGGCCAGCCGGTCCGCCTCCCGCACCCCGCCGATCAGCAGTTCGACGTGATCGTGGTCACGGCCGGGCGTGCGTCGGCGCAGCAGGGCGAACGGCGGGGCGTCCTCCGCCAGCAGCCGGCGGATGAGACCGGAGGCGGAGCGGGATGCGGTCTGCGACATGGGAGCAGGTTCCTTCCGGACGGCCCGTACGGGATTGCGTACGGGACTCACAGGGGGAGGAACGGCTCCGCAACGCAGAAAGGCCGCCCCTCGGGCGGCCTTCGCGAAGTGTCAGCGCGATGAATCAGCGGGCCGCCGGATGAGCGGTCCACCACCAGTTCTGGATCGACATCTCGATCAGTCGCGTCGACATGCCCCGACCCTAGCGGACCGGCCCCGGCATCGGAGCGCGTGTCTCATCTGTTGAGCGCACGGCTGGACGCCCCTTCCGACCCCGTAATGTTGTGCTCGTGACCGTGAACGCCAATACCTCCGTCGCCGGTGGCAACACCTGGCGAGACCTTCCCGCGGCGCAGCAGCCCGAGTACCCCGACTCCGAGGCCCTGCGCGATGTACTCGCGGACCTCGCGTCGTATCCGCCGCTCGTCTTCGCCGGCGAGTGCGACCAGCTGCGCGCCCGCCTGGGAGCCGTCGCCAAGGGCGAGGCGTTCCTGCTGCAGGGCGGCGACTGCGCCGAGGCCTTCGACGCCGTGTCCGCCGAGCACATCCGGGCCAAGCTGAAGACGCTGCTCCAGATGAGCGCCGTCCTGACCTACGCGGCCTCGGTGCCCGTGGTGAAGGTCGGCCGCATCGCCGGTCAGTACTCCAAGCCGCGCTCCAAGTCGACCGAGACCCGCGACGGCGTGACCCTGCCGACCTACCGCGGCGACTCGGTGAACGGCTTCGCCTTCACCGAGGAGGCCCGGATCCCGGACCCCGCGCGGCTGAAGCAGATGTACCACGCGTCCTCCTCCACGCTGAACCTGGTGCGCGCCTTCACCACCGGCGGTTACGCCGACCTGCGCCAGGTGCACGCCTGGAACCAGGACTTCGTGAAGTCGTCCCCCTCCGGTCAGCGCTACGAGGCGCTGGCCCGCGAGATCGACAACGCGCTGAACTTCATGAAGGCGTGCGGCACCGACCCGGCCGAGTTCAAAGCGGTCGAGTTCTACGCCTCGCACGAGGCCCTGCTGCTGGACTACGAGTCGGCGCTGACCCGTACGGACTCGCGCACCGGCGAGCTGTACGACACCTCCGCCCACATGGTGTGGATCGGTGAGCGCACCCGCCAGATGGACGGCGCGCACATCGAGTTCGCCGCCCGGATCCGCAACCCGATCGGCATCAAGCTCGGCCCGACGACCACCGTCGACGAGGCGCTCGGCTACATCGACCGCCTCGACCCCGAGCGCGAGCCGGGACGGCTGACCTTCGTCGTCCGGATGGGCGCCGACAAGGTCCGCGACAAGCTCCCCGAGCTGGTCGAGAAGGTCACCGCCTCCGGCGCGACCGTCGCCTGGGTGACCGACCCGATGCACGGCAACACCTTCGAGGCCGCCTCCGGCCACAAGACGCGCCGTTTCGACGACGTCCTGGACGAGGTCAAGGGCTTCTTCGAGGTCCACAAGGGCCTCGGCACCCACCCGGGCGGCATCCACGTGGAGCTGACCGGCGACGACGTCACCGAGTGTGTGGGCGGCGGCCACGAGATCTTCGTGGACGACCTGCACCAGCGCTACGAGACGGCCTGTGACCCCCGGCTCAACCGCAGCCAGTCCCTGGACCTGGCCTTCCTCGTCGCCGAGATGTACCGCGACCAGTAGTCCGGCGGGCCCGGAGGGCTCCCGGCAGTCGCACCTGTGGGGCACGGATCCATGTGATCCGTGCCCCACAGGCGTATCCGGGCTTTTACGCCGGTTGAGCGGCGGGTAAGGTTAGGTTAGCCTCACCGTGGAAATCGGAGCGGCGCCCGTGACCGACCCGCAGGGAGGTGAACCGCATGTACGTCTGTTCCTGCTTCGGCATCACGGAGGCACAGCTCAAGAAGCATGCGGACGCCGGGGCCTGCACACCCCGGCAGATCGCCTCGGCCTGCAAGGCCGGGACGGACTGCGGCGGATGTGTACGCCGCATCCAGGCGCTGCTGGGCCGGGGCGACTGTCCCCGCCGTGAGCTGCTCGACCAGCGACAGGGACCCGCGACCGCCTCCCTCGCGCACCCGGTCGCCGCCACCGTCGCGGCATCGGCCGCCGCGGCAGCCGCCATCGGCGCGATCCGCGACGTGACGCTCTCCGACGCC from Streptomyces sp. CA-278952 carries:
- a CDS encoding (2Fe-2S)-binding protein, with protein sequence MYVCSCFGITEAQLKKHADAGACTPRQIASACKAGTDCGGCVRRIQALLGRGDCPRRELLDQRQGPATASLAHPVAATVAASAAAAAAIGAIRDVTLSDAA
- a CDS encoding class II 3-deoxy-7-phosphoheptulonate synthase → MNANTSVAGGNTWRDLPAAQQPEYPDSEALRDVLADLASYPPLVFAGECDQLRARLGAVAKGEAFLLQGGDCAEAFDAVSAEHIRAKLKTLLQMSAVLTYAASVPVVKVGRIAGQYSKPRSKSTETRDGVTLPTYRGDSVNGFAFTEEARIPDPARLKQMYHASSSTLNLVRAFTTGGYADLRQVHAWNQDFVKSSPSGQRYEALAREIDNALNFMKACGTDPAEFKAVEFYASHEALLLDYESALTRTDSRTGELYDTSAHMVWIGERTRQMDGAHIEFAARIRNPIGIKLGPTTTVDEALGYIDRLDPEREPGRLTFVVRMGADKVRDKLPELVEKVTASGATVAWVTDPMHGNTFEAASGHKTRRFDDVLDEVKGFFEVHKGLGTHPGGIHVELTGDDVTECVGGGHEIFVDDLHQRYETACDPRLNRSQSLDLAFLVAEMYRDQ
- the macS gene encoding MacS family sensor histidine kinase — its product is MAKRERVVRMSVELPLWRALTGYRVLTLIYAVLLAIFGKDNFGQQRFERPWVAVAYLAFLFVWTLATLPKVRSAASCTKRFLVADLVVALTGILLTPLADFDSQSFDGPTLPSIWTAGAVLAFAIKGGWRWAAFASTFVAAANIIQRGEPSRDTYHNVLLVWVASIAIGYVVEVARASERTLARALEIEATTRERERLARDIHDSVLQVLAMVQRRGTAIGGEAAELGRMAGEQEVALRTLVSSGLVPPTRVSEDAAEGAVVRTVDVDDDEGSGAACDLRALLAPHAGSRTSFAEPGAPVLLPAESARELAAAVSAALDNVTVHAGPDAQAWILVEDEPDEVIVTVRDDGPGIPEGRLAQAEGEGRLGVALSIRGRLRDLGGTAEVISVPGQGCEVELKVPKAPKVSRGKAGSAR
- a CDS encoding response regulator produces the protein MVVDDHPMWRDAVARDLAESGFDVVATAGDGPQAVRRAKAVSPDVLVLDLNLPGMPGVQVCKELVGSHPGLRVLVLSASGEHADVLEAVKSGATGYLLKSASTQELTEAVRSTAAGDPVFTPGLAGLVLGEYRRLASDPVPVASNEPKAPQLTDRETEVLRLVAKGLSYKQIAERLVISHRTVQNHVQNTLGKLQLHNRVELVRYAIERGLDDV
- a CDS encoding lysophospholipid acyltransferase family protein, yielding MIYGAMKFSIGGSLKLAFRPWVEGLENIPERGPAILASNHLSFSDSFFLPAVLDRKVTFIAKAEYFTAPGVKGKLTAAFFKGVGQLPVDRSGARGAGEAAIKAGIQVVESGGLFGIYPEGTRSPDGRLYRGKPGGLARVALATGAPVIPVAMIDTEKIQPPGQVMPKLMRPGIKIGKPLDFSRYQGMDGDRFILRSVTDEVMYEIMKLSGQEYVDVYATAAKRQIADEAKARAQEAKARAEEAKRAQQQQAAASNENGTERSGA
- a CDS encoding anthranilate synthase family protein, which encodes MSQTASRSASGLIRRLLAEDAPPFALLRRRTPGRDHDHVELLIGGVREADRLADLPVGAAPALALVPFRQIAERGFDVRDDGTPLSVLVADETHELELAELLAALPAHDVRVEDRGFDVEDAEYADIVRRVIRDEIGQGEGANFVIRRTFRGEIPGFGRADALALFRRLLAGERGAYWTFVVHTGDRTLVGASPEVHVRMSGGTVVMNPISGTYRYPAEGPTTTGLLAFLGDRKESEELSMVVDEELKMMCTVGDMGGVVVGPRLKEMAHLAHTEYELRGKSSLDVRDVLRETMFAATVTGSPVQNACRVIERYESGGRGYYAGALALLGRDASGAQTLDSPILIRTADIAADGSLKVPVGATLVRHSDPEGEVAETHAKAAGVLAALGVRPGRPGAEADRPRLASDPRVQAALDDRRGGLAPFWLRMQERTRDLSGHALVVDGEDTFTAMLAHLLRASGLDVSVRRYDEPGLREVVRAHEGPVVLGPGPGDPGDLTDPKMRLLREITAELVRDHRHGLLGVCLGHELIAAELGLEIVRKAVPYQGAQTRIELFGRPETVGFYNSFTGRCDGPAAVELAAHGIEVSRDEASCELHALRGPGFASVQFHPESVLTVRGSVIVTELLAGLPVPG
- a CDS encoding alpha/beta hydrolase, which encodes MPVLPGAEPFRHEGGEVGVLLCHGFTGSPQSLRPWADYLAERGLTVSLPLLPGHGTRWEDMAVTGWQDWYAEVDRELRVLKEKCERVFVFGLSMGGALGLRLAAKHGDAISGLVLVNPANKVHGLSAYALPVARHLVRTTKGLADDIALPGSHEVGYDKVPLHAAHSARNFFRLVDGELPQVTQPLVLLHSPQDHVVPPADSARILSRISSTDVSEILLEQSYHVATLDHDAERIFDESYRFIGRLAPSVGMKGSTSGG
- a CDS encoding 2-hydroxyacid dehydrogenase; protein product: MEILAFGVQSDEKPLIEKAFEGLHEVRCLDVFLNRDTAPIAAGHEIVSTSVNADLGSQVLQTLAAGGTQMIAQRSTGFNNIDLEVAERLALRVARVSYYSPYSVAEFAWTLAMAVNRRIIRAASRTRDFDFRLDGLLGRDMRGRTVGVLGTGKIGEAFTRIAHGFGMKLLGWDVAQNPACVELGMEYVDKERLFAEADLISLHVPLLPSTHHILDAAALKAMKDDAILVNSSRGGLIDTAALVTELRAGRFLGVGLDVYEAEAGLFFLDKSLEGIDDDTLARLVTFPNVVVTSHQAYYTEDAVGQIIDATVKNVADYLARRHSENVLVPRS
- a CDS encoding trp operon leader peptide, with the protein product MSTRLIEMSIQNWWWTAHPAAR